The following proteins are co-located in the Hevea brasiliensis isolate MT/VB/25A 57/8 chromosome 11, ASM3005281v1, whole genome shotgun sequence genome:
- the LOC110659740 gene encoding uncharacterized protein LOC110659740 encodes MGGGFRVLHLVRPFLSFLPEVQSADRKVPFREKVIYTVISLFIFLVCSQLPLYGIHSTTGADPFYWMRVILASNRGTVMELGITPIVTSGLVMQLLAGSKIIEVDNSVREDRALLNGAQKLLGILIAVGEAVAYVLSGMYGSVSQLGVGNAILIIIQLCFAGIIVICLDELLQKGYGLGSGISLFIATNICENIIWKAFSPTTINSGRGAEFEGAVIALFHLLIARTDKVRALREAFYRQNLPNVTNLLATVLIFLIVIYFQGFRVVLPVRSKNARGQQGSYPIKLFYTSNMPIILQSALVSNLYFISQLLYRRYSENFFVNLLGKWKESEYSGGQFVPVGGLAYYVTAPASLADMAANPFHALFYLVFMLSACALFSKTWIEVSGSSARDVAKQLKEQQMVMPGHRDSNLQKELNRYIPTAAAFGGMCIGALTVLADFMGAIGSGTGILLAVTIIYQYFETFEKERASELGFFGF; translated from the exons ATGGGAGGAGGATTCAGAGTTCTGCATCTGGTGAGACCGTTCCTTTCCTTTTTGCCTGAAGTTCAGAGTGCTGATCGGAAGGTTCCTTTTAGAGAGAAGGTCATATATACTGTCATTTCTCTCTTCATCTTTCTTGTGTGCAGTCAGCTTCCACTTTATGGGATACACTCCACAACCGGTGCTGATCCATTTTATTGGATGCGTGTTATTCTTGCATCCAATCGTGGGACTGTCATGGAACTGGGGATTACTCCCATTGTCACTTCTGGATTGGTGATGCAATTGTTGGCTGGTTCTAAGATTATTGAAGTCGATAACAGTGTCCGTGAGGATCGTGCTCTCCT AAATGGAGCGCAAAAGTTGTTGGGCATTCTGATAGCTGTTGGTGAGGCTGTTGCTTATGTGCTATCCGGGATGTATGGTAGTGTCAGTCAACTTGGGGTTGGAAATGCTATCCTTATTATCATTCAACTTTGCTTTGCTGGAATAATTGTTATCTGCCTTGATGAGCTTCTTCAGAAAGGATATGGCCTTGGTTCTGGAATCTCCCTTTTCATTGCTACCAATATTTG TGAAAACATTATATGGAAAGCGTTCAGCCCTACAACCATCAACAGTGGCCGCGGTGCTGAATTTGAAGGTGCTGTTATAGCTTTGTTCCATTTGCTGATCGCCAGGACAGACAAAGTCCGTGCTCTTCGGGAGGCTTTCTATCGGCAGAACCTTCCAAATGTTACCAATTTACTTGCTACGGTCTTGATCTTCCTGATTGTCATCTATTTCCAAGGTTTTCGTGTGGTTTTGCCTGTGAGGTCAAAGAATGCCCGTGGACAACAGGGCTCATATCCAATTAAGCTTTTCTACACCTCTAATATGCCCATTATTCTCCAATCTGCACTTGTTTCCAATCTTTATTTCATCTCTCAG TTGTTGTACAGGAGGTACAGTGAAAATTTCTTTGTCAATCTGTTGGGGAAGTGGAAGGAATCTGAATATTCAGGTGGTCAGTTTGTTCCAGTTGGTGGTTTGGCTTACTATGTCACTGCTCCAGCCAG CTTGGCAGATATGGCAGCCAATCCCTTCCATGCTCTGTTCTATCTGGTTTTCATGCTTTCAGCCTGTGCTCTTTTCTCAAAAACTTGGATTGAAGTTTCAGGGTCTTCTGCTCGAGATGTGGCCAAGCAGCTTAAG GAACAACAAATGGTGATGCCAGGACATCGTGATTCAAATCTTCAGAAGGAACTGAACCGCTACATACCAACAGCAGCTGCCTTTGGAGGAATGTGCATTGGTGCATTGACAGTTCTTGCTGATTTCATGGGAGCAATTGGCTCAGGAACTGGAATATTGCTTGCAGTTACCATTATATATCAGTACTTCGAGACTTTTGAGAAGGAAAGAGCCAGTGAACTTGGCTTCTTTGGCTTTTAA